The Streptococcus mitis genomic sequence TGTCATAGCATCATAAATCTGGTCTGTCAAAAGGTCTGCTAGGGGACAACCCATAGTTGTCAAAGTCATATCAATCTCTGTTTGCCCTGTGTCACCGTCAAAACGAATCTCATAAATTAAACCAAGATTGACAATATCGATTCCCAACTCAGGGTCAATAACTTCTTCCAAGGCTGATAAAATTCGTGTTTTGATGTTTTCAATTTGCTCTTCTGTATAAGCCATGTTTATCCTCACTCTTAGTCTTCAATAAAATCACGAAGCGGTTTGCTACGACTTGGTTGGCGTAGTTTTCTCAAAGCCTTGGCTTCAATCTGACGGATACGCTCGCGGGTTACGTTAAAGACTTTACCCACATCTTCAAGGGTACGCATTTTTCCATCATCTAGTCCAAAACGTAGACGCAAAACATTTTCTTCACGGTCTGTAAGAGTATCCAAGACCTCATCCAACTGCTCACGCAAGACGATACGAGTCGTATAATCCACTGGATTTTCAATCACTTCATCTTCGATAAAGTCTCCAAGGTGGCTATCGTCCTCTTCACCGATTGGTGTTTCAAGAGATACTGGTTCTTGGGCAATCTTCAAGATTTCACGAACCTTGTCTGGAGTCATATCCATACGTTCAGCGATTTGTTCTGGCGTTGGGTCTTGTCCCAATTCTTGAAGGAGATTACGCTGTTCACGAACAAGCTTGTTAATCGTTTCAACCATGTGGACTGGGATACGAATAGTACGAGCTTGATCCGCAATAGCACGAGTGATTGCTTGACGAATCCACCAAGTTGCGTAAGTTGAGAACTTGAATCCTTTAGAATAGTCAAACTTGTCAACTGCCTTCATCAAGCCCATATTTCCTTCTTGAATCAAGTCAAGGAACTGCATACCACGGCCAACATAACGCTTGGCAATGGAAACAACCAAACGAAGGTTGGCTTCTGCAAGACGTTGTTTGGCTTCGATATCGCCAGCTTCAACTGCTAGTGCCAATTCTTTTTCCTCTTCATTGGTCAAGAGAGGAACGACCCCGATTTCTTTCAAGTACATACGGACAGGGTCATTAACCTTAGCCGAAGTTGACCCAATCAAGTCCTCGTCACTGAGTTCTGGTTCTTCTTCAGCACTAAGAACACGCGCACTTGGATTTCCTTCGTTATCTGTGATAGAAATTCCTGCATCTTGAATCCGTTGCAAGAGATCTTCAATCCCATCAGCGTCCAAGGTAAAAGGAACGACAAGACTAGCATTGATTTCATCATCTGTTGCTGTCCCTTTTTGCTTATGATTACGGATAAATTCTGCTACTTGTACGTCAAATGTTGTTACTTCTTTTTGTTTTGTTACCATTATTACTCCATTCTTCTCTTTTGTGAAATTAAACGTTCCAATTCTTCTAAGGCTGTGTCGGTATCTCCTACATGGCTAGCTTCCTGCACCTTCTTTTTGATTCTCATATTGTCCTGATTCAAGAGAGCCTTGTTTCGAGTCATTTCTACTTCACTAAGTTCCTGCGGTGACATCTCAGCAGGCAAATCCTGAGCTAAGACTTGGTACCAAGCTCTTTCAACTTCCTCTGTCTGTTCTGCTAAAACTTCGGGAGGAAGATTGCCATACTGACCAAGCAAGTCATATAGAACCTGAAATTCAGGTGTGTCAAATGAAAAGTCTTCTCGCAAACGGTAATCGTTCAAAACAAGAGGAGATTCCATCATTCGATAAAGTAGATGAGCTTCTGCCCTCATAATAGCCGATAACTGCTTGGTGACAGGCATAGTGATTTGCGTCGGTCTGGAAATTCCTTCCATACGATTCTGCCTTTGCGCCTGACGACTCTCATTCACAATCTGCTCAATCTGAGCATAATCAAAGGACGCCAGACTGTCAGCTAAAATATGAATATAGCTGTTTTGAGCAGTTATGGACTTTTCTTGAACAATCAAGGGCGCTATTTTTTCAATAAACTCAATTTGAGCCTGCAGATTTTCACTATTTTCAGGTTTGTACTGGTGAATGTAGAACTCAATCGGACTAATACGAGTTTTTGTTAATAGATAGGCCAAGTCTTCTGGTCCATTTTTTTGTAGATATTCATCTGGATCCAAGTTATCAGGCATGCTGACGATTTGCACAGGCATATCACCAATTTCGTCCAGCGCTTTCAATGTCGCTGCTTGCCCAGCTTTATCGCCATCGTAAACAAGAACCAACTTCTTGGTTAACCTTTTCAGATGCTCAACATGCTCACGACTCAAGGCTGTTCCCATAGATGCGACAGCGTTTTCGATTCCAGACCGATAGGCTGCAATGACATCCATGAATCCTTCCATGAGGTAAATCTCACTGGCTTTTCCAGAAGATTTTTTAGCCCTATCCATATGATATAATTCGTAACTTTTGTTAAAAATTGCAGTTGATCGGCTATTTTTATACTTAGAAGTTTGTGAATCCGTTTTCTGCCAGATACGACCTGAGAAGGCAATAACCTTTCCCTGGTCATTTGTCAGGGGAAACATAATCCGATTGTGAAAGGTATCTACAAATTGATTTGCATCCGAAAGATAAAACAGTCCTGAATCTAGAAAATCCTCATCACGATACTGACCAGACAAACGTTGATAGAGATAATTTCGTTCTGGAGGTGCTAAACCAATCCGAAAATGTTTAAGCACTTCATCTGTCAAACCACGCTGATAAAGGTAATTTCTCGCTTCTTCTCCCATAGTCGTTGTCATGAGAATAGCATGATAAAATTTGGCAGCATCTTCGTGCATATCATAAAGAGCTTGGTGGGGTGAAGCTGGCTTCTGTTCACTATAAAGCGGTTTTTCCATCTCTATCCCAACACGCTGACCTAAGATTTGGACAGCCTCCATAAAGGGAACCCCTTGGTACTCCTCTATGAACTTAAAGACATCACCTGAGCGACCACAACCAAAACAGTGATAAAACTGCTTGTCTTCTACAACGTTGAAAGAAGGTGTTTTTTCACCATGAAAAGGACAGAGCCCTAGATAGTTCCGTCCTGCCTTTTGTAAAGAAATCACATCTCCTATGACTTCCACAATGTTGGCATTGTTTTTGATTTCTTCAATGACTTGTTTGTCAACCATACACAATACCTCCATCTTATCATAGTTTACTTTATATAGTATACTTTATTTCAGAAAAAAAGTAAACCATTTCATACGCTTTACATGATACTATTTCATAAGTTTCCAGCGATCATATAAAAGTGAATCTTTTGAGCAAATCGTTCTAATATTTGAAAGAAAAATAGAAAAAAATAAAGACTATTTCACTTGATCTTCGATGTTATTTTTCAATATCCTGCTAATATACTGACCATCTTTTCTACTGATGCAAGCTGTTGCATAAGTCAATGGTGCTTTGTATACCTCTCCTCTATATGATGGATCGGTCAATACAGGTATAGAATAATAGGCGTTCTTTTTATTTTAAGTTCAATAAACCATTTACCTCCTAGGTATTTACGGAAGGTTTCACCGATATAAACGGTCAAATAATCCAACATCTTGCGGTCTGCTATCAAAGCATGGTGGTCTTCGTAGTGAGCTAAGATCCAAGCCTCCAAATCATCCAAAGATTGCATGCTATAGTCTAAATTTAGCCCTTCTTTCTCCGCAAACTCCCTAGTAAAATAGTCCATCTTAAATCCAATTTGAAAAATCTATTCCTGAAAGTCTTCTTGTGTGTAAGCCATCTTCTTATCTCCTACTCCTATTAAATTTTTAGAATAATATATTAATTATGCTATAAATTTAATAGGAGTAGGAGATAAGAAGTATGATTTCGATTTCAATTATATCTTTAATACAAAAAACTTTCCACCTTAAGATCTACTGTTTTTATGCTCCTTCTGTATCATCCCATTTATCTACGATCTCTCTTTCGCAATCCTGAAAACTTGCTAGATCTGGGAAATCTTTTTCCGTCATATAATCTAGCAAAAATTCTGCTACACTACTAAAGACAAAGCTTCTTTCATTACACTTGAACGTACTCAATTGTTTTGCAAAAGTTTCTCTAGTAGAAACTTTTGCACGATACTCTTTAAAGTCAATAGTTGATAATTGATAAATCTCCCGACTAAGTAAGAGATGGTAGAGTTTAATCCATTCAATATCCTGCTCACCAAAGGCTTGTCCAAAAATAAAATGATCTTTGTGATTTTCACAAACAGCCTTAAAAGTTTTACCAGACTTCGTCTTTTTTTCATCTAATTTAAAATGATAAAAAGCTACTTTATCAGAAGTCTTTTTCTGATAGAGTTTGAGAGCCTCTACCATTGGATAGCTGATGTACAATTTCCCTGCACCTGTTTCATTTGAAAATTCATTTATCATCTCCGAAACTTCTCTACGAGATAAGTTGACAATGTCATTTTGTTCATCTTTTTCTTTTTCATTTTCTAACTCAAGAATGTAAGAAAATAGGTCAACATCATCTGCTTCATTTGCAAATGATTTTTTATACTCTGTGTAATGACGATAGAGAGAATAGATATTTGTTTCATAAGGATAGATCTGTGATACTTCAATTCCGATTGATTTAGCTATTTCTGATAAAAGTTTTGGTTCAGCTATCTTTCCTTCAACTACAAATACAATCCTGTTCTTACTCATCAAAAGCACCTGCATTATACATCTTTTCCAAATTATGAGCCATCCGTAATTCTTTTACGGTTAGAGAAGATAGTTCCTTAATCTGGTTGTTCTGTACGATAAAATAACAATCCGGTCGCAACAAATCATTCGACATGATGGTTGTATTGTGGGTTGTAAACACGGATTGAACTTCCCCATTTCTGATCTTTTTCAAAATGGTTTCCGAAACTTCATTATGGTAATAGGCATCAAATTCATCGACGACCAAAAAGGTGATATCACTAAGTTGAATCATCCAATAGAAGAAAACCATGATTACTTTAGTACCGTGCGAGGCCACGCTATAAATATTTACCTTTCGGTTTTTGAAACGAACCAAAATAACTGAATTACCTTCAGAATCTTCTCCTCTTTCTAAAAAATAGTTAATATCAAATTTATGTAAGAAACTTTCCAATTCTTCTAATTTACCTGCATCAACTATCGCTGATGCTATATAATCTTGACTAGATTTAAATCCCTGATAAAAATTCCCCTCTGAAGTTCCCGAACCAAAGAATAACATTCCCTCAACAAATTCTTTAAACTTCAAAAAAATACGGTTTGTTTCATCTGATAACTCTAAATTAGTGTTACTAAATATATATTTCACAAAAGATAAGGAGAGATCTCTAGTTTTTGTATTTAAATTTTCTGCACCAACCAACTGGACTTCACGCGTATCTGCCTGAAAATCCTCAAAAATAACGCGTTTATTATTGATAAATATCTCCTCATCAAATACCTCTGTCATATTTTTCTTTTTATAGCGATAGACGACTCGGTCTTCTTCAAACTTAAATTCATAAGAAAATATAGCAAAGTCATCCGAACTATCCAAATTTATATATTGATTGTAATGTTTTTCTTGTTTTGTGAAATCTGTTAAGTGAGTTGTGATATCCATCACCGCATAGGTCAGGTTAGATTTTCCTGATCCGTTTTTACCATAAAGAACTGAATTT encodes the following:
- a CDS encoding metal-sulfur cluster assembly factor, producing the protein MAYTEEQIENIKTRILSALEEVIDPELGIDIVNLGLIYEIRFDGDTGQTEIDMTLTTMGCPLADLLTDQIYDAMTEVPEVTDTEVKLVWYPAWTVEKMSRYARIALGIK
- the rpoD gene encoding RNA polymerase sigma factor RpoD gives rise to the protein MVTKQKEVTTFDVQVAEFIRNHKQKGTATDDEINASLVVPFTLDADGIEDLLQRIQDAGISITDNEGNPSARVLSAEEEPELSDEDLIGSTSAKVNDPVRMYLKEIGVVPLLTNEEEKELALAVEAGDIEAKQRLAEANLRLVVSIAKRYVGRGMQFLDLIQEGNMGLMKAVDKFDYSKGFKFSTYATWWIRQAITRAIADQARTIRIPVHMVETINKLVREQRNLLQELGQDPTPEQIAERMDMTPDKVREILKIAQEPVSLETPIGEEDDSHLGDFIEDEVIENPVDYTTRIVLREQLDEVLDTLTDREENVLRLRFGLDDGKMRTLEDVGKVFNVTRERIRQIEAKALRKLRQPSRSKPLRDFIED
- the dnaG gene encoding DNA primase, which gives rise to MVDKQVIEEIKNNANIVEVIGDVISLQKAGRNYLGLCPFHGEKTPSFNVVEDKQFYHCFGCGRSGDVFKFIEEYQGVPFMEAVQILGQRVGIEMEKPLYSEQKPASPHQALYDMHEDAAKFYHAILMTTTMGEEARNYLYQRGLTDEVLKHFRIGLAPPERNYLYQRLSGQYRDEDFLDSGLFYLSDANQFVDTFHNRIMFPLTNDQGKVIAFSGRIWQKTDSQTSKYKNSRSTAIFNKSYELYHMDRAKKSSGKASEIYLMEGFMDVIAAYRSGIENAVASMGTALSREHVEHLKRLTKKLVLVYDGDKAGQAATLKALDEIGDMPVQIVSMPDNLDPDEYLQKNGPEDLAYLLTKTRISPIEFYIHQYKPENSENLQAQIEFIEKIAPLIVQEKSITAQNSYIHILADSLASFDYAQIEQIVNESRQAQRQNRMEGISRPTQITMPVTKQLSAIMRAEAHLLYRMMESPLVLNDYRLREDFSFDTPEFQVLYDLLGQYGNLPPEVLAEQTEEVERAWYQVLAQDLPAEMSPQELSEVEMTRNKALLNQDNMRIKKKVQEASHVGDTDTALEELERLISQKRRME
- a CDS encoding AAA family ATPase; its protein translation is MLQRFSVQNFKNFKNEFVWDLSAGKYNFNSKSIKNGIVKNSVLYGKNGSGKSNLTYAVMDITTHLTDFTKQEKHYNQYINLDSSDDFAIFSYEFKFEEDRVVYRYKKKNMTEVFDEEIFINNKRVIFEDFQADTREVQLVGAENLNTKTRDLSLSFVKYIFSNTNLELSDETNRIFLKFKEFVEGMLFFGSGTSEGNFYQGFKSSQDYIASAIVDAGKLEELESFLHKFDINYFLERGEDSEGNSVILVRFKNRKVNIYSVASHGTKVIMVFFYWMIQLSDITFLVVDEFDAYYHNEVSETILKKIRNGEVQSVFTTHNTTIMSNDLLRPDCYFIVQNNQIKELSSLTVKELRMAHNLEKMYNAGAFDE